The Alkalihalobacillus sp. LMS6 genomic interval CTCTTGTATTTTCAGCAGTTAAATCCACTTTTACAATTTGTTCATCGTCATTATGTTCCGTAACCGTTACACCGTTTACTGTTACGAATACGCCATTTAGCTCTTGCGTCTCAAGCTCAACAGGTTGTTCTGAAACTGTTGGTGTCGATGATTGGTTCGTTGATTCTAAAGCAAAAACCATGACAATCAATAAGCACGCTAGCAAGCTTAATAAAACGAGAATTTTGCTTTTCATTACGTTCCCTCTCCTTAACATATGTACAAGTCTACATTCTCTACCCTATGTTTGGAACTGATCAATCATACATATGTTTCGTAAAAGAGTAAATCAGACGAATTACTCCCACCAATGATCATAAATTGTAACAGGGGTTTGTCGCTTATGCTCCGTCCGTTCGTAACGTTCTTCAATCATTTTCGCAATGTTTTCGTCTACCTTTTTACCTTCTAAATAGTCATCTATTTGATCATAAGAGATCCCAAGCGCTTCTTCATCTGGTAAACCAGGCTTATCGTCTTCTAAGTCTGCCGTCGGTACTTTTGTGTATAACGATTCAGGAGCTGATAGCTCTTGAAGCAAGCGTTTCCCTTGGCGTTTCGTTAATCCAAATAAAGGAGCGACATCACAAGCACCATCGCCGAATTTTGTAAAGAAGCCCGTTACCGCTTCTGCTGCATGATCCGTTCCAATAACTAGCGCTTGATAATGAGCGGCTAAATCAAACTGGACTTTCATGCGTTCTCTAGCTTTTGTATTTCCTTTTAAAAACGACGAAAGTTCTTCATTTGTGGCGTCTTTAAATGCTTGAACAGACGCATCTACTGCTTCTTTAATATTTACTGTAAGAACCGTATCCGCTTCAATAAATGAAAGAGCCAACTGCGCATCCTCTTCATCATGCTGTTCGCCATAAGGGAGTCTAACAGCATAAAAGCGATACGCCTCATCTTGCTCTTCTTCTCTCAGTTCTTTAACGGCCATTTGTGCGAGTTTAGCGGCTAAAGAGGAGTCTTGTCCCCCAGAAATCCCTAATACATAGCCTTTTGTCTTTGTTTTCTTCGCATACGTTTTTAAAAATTCCACACGCGCGCGAATTTCTTGATCTGCTTGTATCGTTTCTTTTGAATATAAATCTTCTCGAATTGTATCTTGATTGACGTTCATCTGTGAACACTCCATCCGTTTATTGAATTGAGAAAGTTGCGATGCGAACCCCTCATTCTGCAAGATCGTTTCTTGCGTCTCTCCCAATAAATCAAAATGAGACAATTCATCTCTTTTGTGTATCCATTCTTTTTTTAAGCCGTACTGCTTTCCCCAACGTACTAATTTTTCTTTGTCTTCAC includes:
- a CDS encoding DUF4352 domain-containing protein encodes the protein MKSKILVLLSLLACLLIVMVFALESTNQSSTPTVSEQPVELETQELNGVFVTVNGVTVTEHNDDEQIVKVDLTAENTRESNISFLPINLTLMDDDHYAYSHTDQVDTKGIIGGQLNSGRSVSGEVAFIVPKEETFELVYSDHFRGGQIVFPVDLP
- the nadE gene encoding ammonia-dependent NAD(+) synthetase, producing MNVNQDTIREDLYSKETIQADQEIRARVEFLKTYAKKTKTKGYVLGISGGQDSSLAAKLAQMAVKELREEEQDEAYRFYAVRLPYGEQHDEEDAQLALSFIEADTVLTVNIKEAVDASVQAFKDATNEELSSFLKGNTKARERMKVQFDLAAHYQALVIGTDHAAEAVTGFFTKFGDGACDVAPLFGLTKRQGKRLLQELSAPESLYTKVPTADLEDDKPGLPDEEALGISYDQIDDYLEGKKVDENIAKMIEERYERTEHKRQTPVTIYDHWWE